One region of Acidimicrobiales bacterium genomic DNA includes:
- a CDS encoding redox-sensing transcriptional repressor Rex, producing MPARNGRTRIPEATVSRLPVYLRALLELVGEQVPTVSSERLAELSGVNAAKVRKDLSYLGSYGTRGVGYDVTFLVDQVGRELGMTRDWPVVIVGLGNLGRALANYRGFSTRGFRVAALLDTEPSLIGEQVGDRRVRHLDELEAAVAEEGAAVGIIATPASSAQEVADRLVRAGVTAILNFAPVVLSVPDHVSLRKVDLAIELQILTFYQNQQNRLCPTVTPSL from the coding sequence ATGCCCGCCAGGAACGGCCGGACCCGCATCCCGGAGGCCACCGTCAGCCGCCTGCCGGTATACCTGCGGGCCCTGCTCGAGCTGGTGGGGGAGCAGGTGCCGACGGTCTCGTCGGAGCGCCTGGCCGAGCTGTCGGGCGTGAACGCCGCCAAGGTCCGCAAGGACCTCTCCTACCTCGGCTCCTACGGGACCCGGGGCGTCGGCTACGACGTCACCTTCCTGGTGGACCAGGTCGGCCGGGAGCTGGGCATGACCCGGGACTGGCCGGTCGTGATCGTCGGGCTCGGGAACCTGGGCCGGGCCCTCGCCAACTACCGGGGCTTCTCGACGCGCGGCTTCCGGGTGGCGGCGCTGCTCGACACCGAGCCGAGCCTGATCGGGGAGCAGGTCGGGGACCGGCGGGTGCGCCACCTCGACGAGCTGGAGGCGGCGGTGGCCGAGGAGGGGGCGGCGGTGGGGATCATCGCCACCCCGGCGTCGTCGGCCCAGGAGGTCGCCGACCGGCTGGTCCGGGCGGGGGTGACGGCAATCTTGAACTTCGCCCCGGTCGTGCTGTCCGTGCCCGACCACGTCTCGCTCCGCAAGGTCGACCTGGCCATCGAGCTGCAGATCCTGACCTTCTACCAGAACCAGCAGAACCGCCTTTGCCCCACGGTTACCCCGTCACTCTGA
- a CDS encoding bifunctional precorrin-2 dehydrogenase/sirohydrochlorin ferrochelatase, translated as MPHGYPVTLIVEARPCLVVGGGPVAARKATALLECGAHVRVVADRVGPEIRSLAVDWEERPYRAGEAGRYWLVTTATDQPEVSREVAADAEAAGVLINAADDAERCSFFLPAVARRGRVSVAVSTDGASPALARWLRDRLAVDCVGPEYGVLADLLAERRDEIHADGRSTESVDWRAALDSDMLELVRAGRVDQARERIQECLS; from the coding sequence TTGCCCCACGGTTACCCCGTCACTCTGATCGTCGAGGCCCGCCCGTGCCTGGTGGTGGGGGGCGGCCCGGTGGCGGCGCGCAAGGCCACCGCCCTCCTCGAATGCGGCGCCCATGTGCGAGTCGTGGCGGACCGCGTGGGCCCGGAGATCAGGTCCCTGGCTGTCGACTGGGAGGAGCGCCCCTACCGGGCCGGCGAGGCCGGCCGCTACTGGCTGGTGACCACCGCCACCGACCAGCCCGAGGTGAGCCGGGAGGTCGCCGCCGACGCCGAGGCGGCCGGCGTGCTCATCAACGCCGCCGACGATGCCGAGCGGTGCTCGTTCTTCCTGCCGGCGGTGGCCCGGCGGGGCCGGGTCTCGGTGGCGGTGTCGACGGACGGGGCCAGCCCGGCGCTGGCCCGGTGGCTGCGGGACCGCCTGGCCGTCGACTGCGTGGGCCCGGAGTACGGCGTGCTCGCCGACCTGCTGGCCGAGCGCCGGGATGAGATCCACGCCGACGGGCGTTCCACCGAAAGCGTCGACTGGCGGGCGGCTCTGGACTCCGACATGCTCGAATTGGTCCGGGCCGGCCGCGTGGACCAGGCAAGGGAGCGGATCCAGGAATGTCTGTCGTAG